One Desulfovibrio gilichinskyi genomic window, CTATATTTCTAATCTCTAGACAAAGTATACGTTCATTTTTTATTTTTATAAGAAAACATACCACAAATTTTAAAGGTAGATTAAGGATTAAAAAAACTTTACCGTAATAAACCTTTCACACTGCATAATTAATGATAACACGATGCAGTTATACCTTTACGGAAGTCCTGTATATAATGACAAAATTATTTCCTTATGAAGATTTACGGCAATATTCCGAAGTTCTTATCGGAGCACTTGAGCAACAACGGGAAAATCCATTTGAAAACCGCGACATCATCATAATCAAATATGACAACCTTGCCTTCCCCCTTGCAGAAGCACTGTTTGCTCTTTTAATTGAAAAACACCTGCACCCGGTTATGGAAACAGCTCTAACCACGGCCATGAAAGCTGAACTTTATATAAATTCGAGCTATGGTCAGCTTACATTCTTTCCACCCGGTAAAAAAGAACTATACGATACAGCGCGCGGAGTTATCAGAATTCATGCTCCGGAAGAAGTCGGCACAATGTCGAAAATTGCCCCCCTGTCAATAATGGCAAACAAAAAAGGTTCAAACCAATTCCGCCAGCGCATTGAAAAAAGGAAACTTCACGGATCGCTCGCATGGACAGAATGCGTCTACCCTACGCAGGCTTTAGCGGATAAATCAGGTTTATCCCTTGAAGAATACACAACCAAGATGATGCGCGCATGCTATTTAAACATGCCCTCCCCTGCCAATGAATGGAAAAAGATTTCAGCGAAAACTTCAGAAATAGCGAACTGGCTTAGTTCAATGGATATTAAGACAATTAGAGTGCAGTCGGAATTATGCGATTTATATTTCGCCCCGGGCGAAAACAGACAGTGGCAGAGCTCGAACGGCGGCAACATCCCCAGTTATGAAGTCTACATTTCTCCAGACTGCCGCACGGTAAACGGATATTACTTTGCGGACATTCCATCATTATATATGGACAGAATGATATACGGAATTAATCTTGAATTCTCCGATGGAATTGCGGTCAGGGCTACGGCTATGGGCGGAGAGAAATTTCTACTTGATCAGCTGCGGGCTGACGGAGGAGCACGGCGAGTCGGTGAATTCTCCCTTACCGATTCAAGGTTGTCACGAGTTGATCATTTCATGTCGCAAACTATTATGGATGAAAACTTCGGCGGACAATTCGGAAGCTGCCATATAGCTCTTGGTCAATCTCTGCTTGAAACATTTTCAGGACCACCTGAAATGCTTGATAAACCTTTTATGGACGCACTCGGATTCAATACTTCAACTTTACATTGGGATCTTGTAAACACTGAAGACAAGACAATCATTGCAAATCTGGCTGACGGAAAGCGGAAAACAATATATGAAAAGGGAAACTTTAAAATTTAAGAGTCAAAATTTATCTTAAAAATTGACACATGAACTCTTTTAAGATGTTGACAAGCTTATCGTGATGCTTATTTCTGTAATTACGCGGCTTGACAGACCTTTTCAAAGGTCACAGGCCGCTAATTCATGTCACTGGAGAATCCATGTCTGAAAAAAAAGATAATTTGGAAATGAGCGAAGAAGAAAATGCCGCTTCTGAAACTGATAAACCTGCGGAAGCTGAAATGACCCTAAGCGAAGATGAACTTA contains:
- a CDS encoding aminopeptidase — encoded protein: MTKLFPYEDLRQYSEVLIGALEQQRENPFENRDIIIIKYDNLAFPLAEALFALLIEKHLHPVMETALTTAMKAELYINSSYGQLTFFPPGKKELYDTARGVIRIHAPEEVGTMSKIAPLSIMANKKGSNQFRQRIEKRKLHGSLAWTECVYPTQALADKSGLSLEEYTTKMMRACYLNMPSPANEWKKISAKTSEIANWLSSMDIKTIRVQSELCDLYFAPGENRQWQSSNGGNIPSYEVYISPDCRTVNGYYFADIPSLYMDRMIYGINLEFSDGIAVRATAMGGEKFLLDQLRADGGARRVGEFSLTDSRLSRVDHFMSQTIMDENFGGQFGSCHIALGQSLLETFSGPPEMLDKPFMDALGFNTSTLHWDLVNTEDKTIIANLADGKRKTIYEKGNFKI